One segment of Pristis pectinata isolate sPriPec2 chromosome 3, sPriPec2.1.pri, whole genome shotgun sequence DNA contains the following:
- the ptgs2b gene encoding prostaglandin G/H synthase 2, whose product MFGDYGTLSGRSVLATLLLGGLLTLGQAANPCCSNPCQNRGICSTVGFDRYECDCTRTGFYGQNCSTPEFWTWVKLGLKPSPNTVHYILTHYPGVWNIVNQISFLRDIIMRYVLVSRSHLIDSPPTYNSKYSYKSWEAYANISYYTRNLPPTPEDCPTPMGVVGKKTLPDPKYLAERFLLRKTFVPDPQRTNMMFAFFAQHFTHQFFKTDVSRGPEFTKGLGHGVDLSNIYGETLDQQHQLRLFTDGKLKYQIVNGEVYPPTVKDAAVKMVYPPHVPEHLQFAVGQEFFGLVPGLMMYATLWLREHNRVCDVLKVEHPEWDDERLFQTTRLILIGETIKIVIEDYVQHLSGYHFKLKFDPELLFNQQFQYSNRIASEFNTLYHWHPLMPDTFNIEDKEYNYHEFLFNNSVLLEHGISNMVASFTKQIAGRVAGGRNMNAALIKVAIATIEHTRQMRYKSLNEYRKRFSLKPYESFEELTGETEMASELKELYGDIDAMEMYPALMIEKPRPGAIFGETMVEMGAPFSLKGLMGNLICSPEYWKPSTFGGKVGFDIVNTATLSKLVCNNVKSPCPIVSFSVPQSVPSKAGSVSSKSPSHDVNPHALLKEQSTEL is encoded by the exons ATGTTTGGCGACTACGGCACACTGAGCGGGCGGTCAGTGCTGGCGACCCTGCTCCTCGGCGGTCTGCTCACTCTCGGCCAAGCAG CCAACCCTTGCTGCTCCAACCCGTGCCAGAACCGAGGGATCTGCAGCACGGTGGGTTTCGATCGTTATGAATGCGACTGCACCCGCACCGGGTTTTACGGACAGAACTGCAGCACGC CCGAATTCTGGACTTGGGTGAAACTCGGCCTGAAACCCAGCCCGAACACCGTGCACTACATCTTGACTCACTATCCTGGGGTATGGAACATCGTCAATCAGATCTCCTTCCTGAGGGATATTATTATGCGTTACGTCTTAGTGT cCAGATCTCATTTGATTGACAGTCCTCCTACATATAATTCAAAGTACAGCTACAAGAGCTGGGAAGCCTATGCCAATATCTCCTACTACACGAGAAATCTCCCTCCAACTCCTGAAGACTGCCCAACCCCAATGGGAGTAGTTG GAAAGAAAACATTGCCTGACCCCAAGTATCTAGCAGAAAGATTCCTCCTGAGGAAGACGTTTGTGCCTGATCCCCAAAGGACTAATATGATGTTTGCCTTCTTTGCCCAACATTTCACTCATCAGTTTTTTAAGACGGATGTGAGCCGAGGCCCTGAATTCACAAAGGGACTGGGACATGGC GTTGACCTAAGTAATATTTATGGAGAAACTTTGGATCAACAACACCAACTGAGACTATTTACAGATGGGAAACTCAAGTATCAG ATTGTAAATGGAGAAGTCTATCCTCCCACTGTTAAAGATGCAGCTGTAAAGATGGTGTACCCTCCTCATGTCCCAGAACACTTGCAGTTTGCAGTGGGACAGGAATTCTTTGGTCTGGTCCCAGGTTTGATGATGTATGCAACACTTTGGCTGCGGGAACATAACCGAGTCTGTGATGTATTGAAAGTGGAGCATCCTGAATGGGACGATGAACGGCTTTTCCAGACTACCAGACTGATACTGATAG GAGAGACAATCAAAATTGTAATTGAAGATTATGTGCAGCATCTGAGTGGTTATCACTTCAAGTTGAAATTTGACCCAGAGTTGCTCTTCAACCAGCAATTCCAATATAGTAACCGGATTGCATCGGAGTTCAACACTCTCTATCACTGGCACCCTTTGATGCCTGATACCTTCAATATCGAGGACAAAGAGTACAACTACCATGAATTCCTCTTCAATAACTCAGTGCTGCTGGAGCATGGCATTTCCAACATGGTGGCTTCATTCACTAAGCAAATTGCTGGCAGG GTTGCTGGAGGCAGAAATATGAATGCAGCATTGATAAAAGTGGCTATTGCTACCATTGAGCACACTCGACAGATGCGATACAAGTCTCTAAATGAGTATCGAAAGCGCTTTTCATTGAAGCCCTATGAGTCTTTTGAAGAGCTCACAG GTGAAACAGAAATGGCATCTGAGCTGAAGGAACTTTATGGGGATATTGATGCAATGGAGATGTATCCTGCCCTGATGATAGAAAAACCAAGGCCTGGAGCCATATTTGGAGAAACAATGGTCGAGATGGGTGCACCCTTCTCTTTGAAGGGTTTAATGGGAAATCTTATTTGTTCTCCAGAATATTGGAAACCCAGCACCTTTGGCGGCAAAGTTGGCTTTGACATTGTAAACACTGCAACGCTGAGCAAGTTGGTCTGCAACAATGTAAAAAGCCCTTGCCCAATTGTTTCATTTAGTGTTCCTCAGTCTGTCCCCAGCAAAGCAGGCTCAGTCAGCTCCAAATCTCCCAGTCACGATGTTAATCCACATGCACTCTTGAAAGAGCAGTCAACGgaactttaa